The following proteins come from a genomic window of Hymenobacter canadensis:
- the recQ gene encoding DNA helicase RecQ encodes MLFAAEPLAPTLESARKVLKQYYGYDTFRPMQEDIIESILGGRDTVVLMPTGGGKSVCFQIPAVVSEGVCVVVSPLIALMKDQVEALKANGISAAYINSSVGQSEQNAICGDCLNGYMKLLYVSPEKLLSEGFLQFLKRMRISMFAIDEAHCISSWGHDFRPEYTQLRVLREQFPQVPIIALTATADRLTQRDIQLQLRMQDPQVFLSSFDRPNLNLIVRPGQDRVGGILDFLGRHPGEAGIIYCLSRKQCETLTAKIQAKGIKAGYYHAGLTPNQRSAVQEGFLKDDLQVIVATIAFGMGIDKSNVRWVIHYNIPKNIEGYYQEIGRSGRDGTPATAVLFYSFADVMQLREMLSKDNPQLTQLNLTKLERMQQFAEAASCRRKILLNYFGETLATDCGNCDICRNPPTTFDGSLIAQKALSAVVRMRERAGIGLLIDVLRGMRNQAVLSGGYDQIKTYGAGSDLPYLDWYSYIHQMLNDGLLYIAYEEGYALKITDLGREVLQGQRPLALKKFQPSEKAEKPTRGRKAAAAAAPASREAQLFEALRGLRKRIADEQGVPPYVIFTDATLQEMAQERPINRVAMLGISGVGMKKFDTYGEAFIREVLANGGNPAALAELDEDALPLAALDPDDPGAPRPARKREANTEAGSTAETSFQLHRMGLSVEAIAERRGLAVSTVQTHLTTCYASGQDLCVSDFLTPEALAEIQTAQAQLGGSPMLRDLFDHLREKYDYFRLRLALMYFKKLKGE; translated from the coding sequence ATGTTATTTGCCGCCGAACCCCTCGCCCCCACGCTCGAATCTGCCCGTAAGGTCCTCAAGCAATACTATGGCTACGATACCTTCCGGCCCATGCAGGAAGACATTATCGAAAGCATTCTGGGCGGCCGCGACACGGTGGTGCTCATGCCCACCGGCGGCGGCAAGTCGGTGTGTTTCCAGATTCCGGCCGTGGTCAGCGAAGGCGTCTGTGTGGTGGTATCGCCGCTGATTGCGCTGATGAAAGACCAGGTGGAAGCCCTGAAAGCCAACGGTATTTCAGCGGCCTACATCAACAGCAGCGTGGGCCAGAGTGAGCAGAACGCCATCTGCGGCGACTGCCTCAACGGCTACATGAAGCTGCTCTACGTTTCGCCCGAGAAGCTGCTTTCTGAGGGCTTCCTGCAGTTTCTCAAGCGCATGCGCATCAGCATGTTCGCTATCGACGAAGCCCACTGCATCAGCTCCTGGGGCCACGACTTCCGGCCCGAGTACACCCAGTTGCGGGTGCTGCGCGAGCAGTTTCCGCAGGTACCCATCATTGCCCTCACCGCCACCGCCGACCGCCTCACCCAGCGCGACATCCAGCTGCAGCTGCGCATGCAGGACCCGCAGGTGTTCCTCTCCAGCTTCGATAGGCCCAACCTCAACCTCATTGTGCGCCCCGGCCAGGACCGCGTGGGCGGCATCCTCGACTTTCTGGGCCGCCACCCCGGCGAGGCGGGCATCATCTATTGCCTCTCGCGCAAGCAGTGCGAAACCCTCACGGCCAAGATTCAGGCCAAGGGCATCAAGGCCGGCTACTACCACGCCGGCCTCACACCCAATCAGCGCAGCGCGGTGCAGGAAGGCTTCCTGAAAGACGATCTGCAGGTGATTGTGGCCACCATTGCCTTCGGCATGGGCATCGACAAGAGCAACGTGCGCTGGGTGATTCACTACAACATCCCCAAAAACATCGAGGGCTACTACCAGGAAATCGGGCGTAGCGGCCGCGACGGCACCCCGGCCACGGCCGTGCTGTTCTACAGCTTCGCCGACGTGATGCAGCTGCGCGAGATGCTCTCCAAGGACAATCCGCAGCTCACCCAGCTCAACCTCACCAAGCTGGAGCGCATGCAGCAGTTTGCCGAGGCTGCCAGCTGCCGCCGCAAAATCCTGCTCAACTACTTCGGCGAAACCCTGGCGACCGACTGCGGCAACTGCGACATCTGCCGCAACCCGCCCACCACTTTCGACGGCAGCCTCATTGCCCAGAAGGCGCTATCGGCGGTGGTGCGCATGCGCGAGCGGGCCGGTATAGGCCTGCTGATTGACGTGCTGCGCGGCATGCGCAACCAGGCCGTGCTGTCGGGCGGCTATGACCAGATCAAGACCTACGGCGCCGGCTCCGACCTACCCTACCTCGACTGGTACAGCTACATCCACCAGATGCTGAACGACGGCCTGCTCTACATTGCCTACGAGGAAGGCTACGCCCTGAAAATCACGGACCTGGGCCGCGAGGTGCTGCAGGGCCAGCGGCCGTTGGCGCTCAAGAAATTCCAGCCCTCCGAGAAAGCCGAGAAGCCCACCCGGGGCCGCAAAGCTGCCGCCGCCGCCGCGCCGGCCAGCCGCGAAGCCCAGCTGTTCGAGGCCCTGCGGGGCCTGCGCAAGCGCATCGCCGACGAGCAGGGCGTGCCGCCGTACGTCATTTTCACGGATGCCACGCTGCAGGAAATGGCCCAGGAACGCCCCATCAACCGGGTGGCCATGCTGGGCATTTCGGGCGTCGGCATGAAGAAGTTCGACACCTACGGCGAGGCGTTTATCCGGGAGGTGCTGGCCAACGGCGGCAACCCCGCCGCCCTGGCTGAGCTGGATGAGGACGCGCTGCCACTGGCCGCCCTCGACCCCGACGACCCGGGGGCACCCCGCCCCGCCCGCAAGCGCGAAGCCAACACCGAAGCCGGCAGCACCGCCGAAACCTCCTTCCAGCTGCACCGCATGGGCCTGAGCGTAGAAGCCATTGCCGAGCGCCGCGGCCTGGCCGTGTCCACCGTCCAGACCCACCTGACCACCTGCTACGCCAGCGGCCAGGATTTGTGCGTCAGCGACTTCCTCACGCCCGAGGCGCTGGCCGAAATCCAGACGGCGCAGGCGCAGCTGGGTGGCAGCCCCATGCTCCGCGACCTGTTCGACCATCTGCGCGAGAAGTACGACTACTTCCGGCTGCGCCTGGCGTTGATGTATTTCAAGAAGCTGAAGGGCGAGTAG
- a CDS encoding XRE family transcriptional regulator encodes MINTNLKFWRRELALTQAQMAEKLGIKRSLVGAYEEGRAEPKLATLVNMARLFGISLDQLVTTDFSKKKNAKAAVRQLEAAGTPGTTPTRPGGSLRILALTVDKDQNENIELVPQKAAAGYLNGYADPEYLEELPKFRLPMLGSTGTYRAFEIAGDSMLPIASGTVIVGRYIDDWMSLKDGTPCIVVSSKEGIVFKRVFNRLKEGAMLALHSDNPVYSPYEIDVEDVVEIWEAKAYISSTFPIADLSLNRLASIVLDLQQQVSTMKKV; translated from the coding sequence ATGATTAACACGAACCTCAAATTCTGGCGGCGCGAACTGGCCCTGACGCAGGCCCAGATGGCCGAAAAACTGGGTATCAAACGCTCTTTGGTGGGCGCTTACGAGGAAGGCCGCGCCGAGCCCAAGCTGGCGACGCTCGTGAACATGGCCCGGCTGTTCGGCATCTCGCTCGATCAGCTGGTCACTACCGACTTTAGCAAGAAGAAGAACGCCAAAGCGGCTGTCCGTCAGCTGGAAGCGGCGGGCACGCCCGGCACTACGCCCACCCGTCCCGGCGGCAGCCTGCGCATCCTGGCCCTTACTGTCGACAAAGACCAGAACGAAAATATCGAGTTGGTGCCGCAAAAAGCGGCCGCCGGCTACCTCAACGGCTACGCCGACCCGGAGTACCTGGAGGAGCTGCCCAAGTTCCGCCTGCCCATGCTGGGCAGCACCGGCACCTACCGGGCCTTCGAAATTGCCGGCGACTCGATGCTGCCCATTGCCAGCGGCACCGTCATCGTGGGCCGCTACATCGACGACTGGATGAGCCTCAAGGACGGCACACCCTGCATCGTGGTAAGCAGCAAGGAAGGCATCGTGTTTAAGCGCGTCTTCAACCGCCTCAAGGAAGGCGCCATGCTAGCCCTGCACTCCGACAACCCAGTGTACTCGCCCTACGAAATCGATGTGGAAGACGTGGTGGAAATCTGGGAGGCCAAAGCCTATATCAGCAGCACTTTCCCTATCGCCGACCTGTCGCTGAACCGTTTGGCCAGCATTGTGCTGGATCTGCAGCAGCAGGTATCCACGATGAAAAAAGTATAG
- a CDS encoding pirin family protein yields MLQVIPATDRHHAAPVQWLSSYFLFSFADYYDPQNVHFGPLRVFNDDTIQGNSGFPQHPHSEMEIVTLVLEGELCHEDTMGNKATIKKGEVQRMTAGTGLAHSEKNGEADQAHIYQLWFLPNQKGLAPSYEQKDVDFLDSKNELVPLVSGQKVLEDVVFMNSNTTVYWCNLREDKTVTFKTFPIRNTFIYVKEGMVYINGVDLGPNDQVRSTDEHVLEIRASKDAQFILIDLPGSEANY; encoded by the coding sequence ATGCTTCAGGTTATTCCCGCCACCGACCGCCACCACGCTGCCCCGGTACAGTGGCTCAGCAGCTACTTCCTCTTCAGCTTCGCCGACTACTACGATCCGCAGAACGTGCATTTCGGCCCGCTGCGGGTCTTTAATGATGATACCATCCAGGGCAACTCCGGCTTTCCGCAGCACCCGCACTCCGAGATGGAAATCGTGACGCTGGTGCTGGAAGGCGAGCTGTGCCACGAGGACACGATGGGCAACAAGGCCACCATCAAGAAGGGCGAGGTGCAGCGCATGACGGCCGGCACCGGCCTGGCCCACTCCGAAAAAAACGGCGAAGCTGATCAGGCCCACATCTACCAGCTCTGGTTTCTGCCCAACCAAAAAGGCCTCGCCCCCAGCTATGAGCAGAAGGATGTAGACTTCCTGGACTCGAAAAACGAGCTGGTGCCGCTGGTGTCAGGCCAGAAGGTGCTGGAGGATGTAGTGTTTATGAATTCCAACACGACAGTTTATTGGTGCAACCTGCGCGAAGACAAAACTGTTACGTTCAAGACTTTCCCGATCCGCAACACGTTTATTTACGTAAAGGAGGGGATGGTTTACATCAACGGGGTTGACCTGGGCCCCAACGACCAGGTGCGGTCCACCGACGAGCACGTGCTGGAAATTCGCGCTTCCAAGGATGCGCAGTTTATCCTGATTGACCTGCCCGGCAGTGAAGCCAATTACTAA
- a CDS encoding M2 family metallopeptidase — protein MKRYFLPTLTAAALLTACAPIAKTPTATTTPTVAPEPATQPAVPRWDERAETFLTAYSTEYQRLYTQATEAEWRSNTRIVPGDTSNAGATARANERMAAFTGSAANIKELRELLDHKDQLTELQVKQLQTALYNAANSPQTIAEVVKRRIQAEAAQTEKLYGFDYKYAGKSVTTNDLDELLRKEKNPLKRQQIWEASKEIGPTLKDGLLNLRDLRNQTVQALGYPDYFTYQASDYGLSREEMLTLVRKLNDELRPLYRELHTYARYELAKKYGQKQVPDYLPASWLPNRWGQDWSAMVDVKGLDLDPVLAKKGAEWQVKQAERFYQSLGFPALPPVFYEKSSLYPLPKGATYKKNNHASAWHMDLNQDVRSLMSVEGNTEWYETTHHELGHIYYYLTYTNPDVPPLLRGGANRAYHEAMGSLMGLAATQKPFLAGLGLVDAKSKTDQTQTLLKEALNYATFIPFASGVMSEWENSFYADKLPADQLNAKWWELAKKYQGIVPPTTRGEQYLDPATKTHINDDPAQYYDYALSYVILFQLHDHIAKNILKQDPHATNYYGSKEVGAFLADIMRPGASKDWRTVLKEKTGEDLSARAMVEYFQPLMAYLKQQNKGRKYTM, from the coding sequence ATGAAACGCTACTTCCTGCCCACCCTCACGGCGGCGGCCCTGCTGACAGCCTGCGCGCCCATCGCCAAAACGCCCACGGCTACCACAACGCCCACCGTCGCGCCCGAACCGGCCACCCAGCCCGCCGTACCCCGCTGGGATGAGCGCGCCGAAACCTTCCTCACGGCCTATTCCACCGAGTATCAGCGCCTCTACACCCAGGCCACCGAGGCCGAGTGGCGCTCCAACACCCGCATCGTGCCCGGCGACACCAGCAACGCCGGCGCCACGGCCCGCGCCAACGAGCGGATGGCCGCTTTCACGGGCTCGGCGGCCAACATCAAGGAGCTGCGTGAGCTGCTCGACCACAAAGATCAGCTCACGGAGCTGCAGGTGAAGCAGCTGCAAACGGCCCTCTACAACGCCGCCAACTCGCCCCAGACTATTGCCGAGGTGGTAAAGCGTCGCATCCAGGCCGAAGCCGCCCAGACCGAGAAGCTCTACGGCTTCGACTACAAGTACGCCGGCAAGTCGGTGACGACCAACGACCTCGACGAGCTGCTGCGCAAGGAAAAGAACCCGCTCAAGCGCCAGCAGATCTGGGAAGCCAGCAAGGAAATCGGCCCCACGCTCAAGGACGGCCTGCTCAACCTGCGCGACCTGCGCAACCAGACAGTGCAGGCCCTCGGCTACCCCGACTACTTCACCTACCAGGCCTCCGACTATGGCCTGAGCCGCGAGGAAATGCTGACGCTGGTGCGCAAGCTCAACGACGAGCTGCGGCCGCTCTACCGCGAGCTGCACACCTACGCCCGCTACGAGCTGGCCAAAAAGTACGGCCAGAAACAGGTGCCCGACTACCTACCGGCCTCCTGGCTGCCCAACCGCTGGGGCCAGGACTGGAGCGCCATGGTCGACGTGAAAGGCCTCGACCTTGACCCGGTATTGGCTAAAAAAGGGGCGGAGTGGCAGGTGAAGCAGGCCGAGCGGTTCTACCAGAGTCTGGGCTTCCCGGCCCTGCCGCCGGTGTTCTACGAGAAATCCAGCCTCTATCCGCTGCCTAAAGGAGCCACCTACAAGAAGAACAACCACGCCTCGGCCTGGCACATGGACCTCAACCAGGACGTGCGCAGCCTGATGAGCGTGGAGGGCAACACCGAGTGGTACGAAACCACCCACCACGAGCTGGGCCACATCTACTACTACCTCACCTACACCAACCCCGACGTGCCGCCTCTGCTGCGCGGCGGCGCCAACCGCGCCTACCACGAGGCCATGGGCAGCCTGATGGGCCTTGCCGCCACCCAGAAGCCCTTCCTGGCCGGCCTGGGTTTGGTAGATGCCAAGTCGAAAACCGACCAGACCCAGACGCTGCTCAAGGAAGCCCTCAACTACGCCACCTTCATCCCGTTTGCCTCGGGCGTGATGAGCGAGTGGGAAAACAGCTTCTACGCCGACAAGCTGCCCGCCGACCAGCTCAACGCCAAGTGGTGGGAGCTGGCCAAAAAGTACCAGGGCATTGTCCCGCCCACCACGCGCGGCGAGCAGTACCTCGACCCGGCCACCAAAACCCACATCAACGACGACCCCGCGCAGTACTACGACTACGCCCTGAGCTACGTCATCCTGTTCCAGCTCCACGACCACATTGCCAAGAACATCCTCAAGCAGGACCCGCACGCCACCAACTACTACGGCAGCAAGGAAGTGGGCGCGTTCCTGGCCGACATCATGCGGCCCGGTGCCAGCAAAGACTGGCGCACCGTGCTGAAAGAGAAAACCGGCGAGGACCTTTCGGCCCGCGCCATGGTCGAATACTTTCAGCCCCTGATGGCCTACCTCAAGCAGCAGAACAAAGGCCGTAAATACACGATGTAG
- a CDS encoding zinc-dependent peptidase translates to MPYLIFAAIVAVVFFLFYRYLTADSRRNKAALAADFPVEWARILTERVAFYGSLTPVEKARFEKRIQVFLAQTLITGIQTDIDDTTRVLVAASAIIPVFGFPDWEYGNLSEVLVVPDAWQEQQDPNKETAPLAGTLLGSVRNFQTSHYMHLSKASLERGFQDSLDKQNVGIHEFAHLLDEADGVIDGVPATVFPAALRPEWEAVMAREIAAIRAGNSEINDYAGTNEAEFFAVVTEYFFEKPEKLQEHHPELYGLLLLAFRQNPKSRFQRWATDPREWLKRLRSRRKFGRNDPCPCGSGKKYKDCHLVQHEAQAA, encoded by the coding sequence ATGCCTTACCTGATTTTCGCGGCCATCGTGGCCGTTGTGTTCTTTCTGTTCTACCGCTACCTCACCGCCGACTCGCGCCGCAATAAGGCCGCGCTGGCCGCGGATTTTCCTGTCGAATGGGCCCGGATTCTTACCGAGCGAGTCGCCTTCTACGGCTCACTCACCCCGGTGGAAAAAGCCCGCTTTGAGAAGCGGATACAGGTTTTTCTGGCCCAGACACTCATCACCGGCATCCAGACCGACATCGATGATACCACCCGGGTGCTGGTGGCAGCCTCGGCCATTATTCCGGTGTTTGGCTTTCCCGACTGGGAGTATGGCAACCTGAGCGAGGTGCTGGTGGTGCCCGATGCCTGGCAGGAGCAGCAGGACCCGAACAAAGAAACCGCGCCGCTGGCCGGCACGCTGCTGGGCTCGGTGCGCAACTTCCAGACCTCGCACTACATGCACCTGTCCAAGGCCTCGCTGGAGCGCGGCTTCCAGGATTCGCTCGACAAGCAGAATGTGGGCATCCACGAGTTTGCCCACCTGCTGGATGAGGCCGACGGCGTGATTGACGGGGTGCCCGCCACAGTGTTTCCGGCGGCCCTGCGCCCGGAGTGGGAGGCGGTAATGGCGCGCGAAATTGCGGCCATCCGGGCCGGCAACTCCGAAATCAACGACTACGCCGGCACCAACGAAGCCGAGTTTTTTGCCGTCGTGACGGAGTACTTCTTTGAGAAGCCGGAGAAGTTGCAGGAGCACCATCCGGAGCTGTACGGCCTGCTGCTGCTGGCTTTCCGCCAGAACCCCAAGAGCCGGTTCCAGCGCTGGGCCACCGACCCGCGCGAGTGGCTCAAGCGCCTGCGCAGCCGCCGCAAGTTCGGCCGCAACGACCCGTGCCCGTGCGGCAGCGGTAAGAAGTACAAGGACTGCCATTTGGTACAGCACGAAGCGCAGGCCGCGTAA
- a CDS encoding low molecular weight protein tyrosine phosphatase family protein produces the protein MPRQLLFICSQNRWRSLTAERLFDGHPTYDARSAGTEPGARMRVTAGHLGWADAVFVMERKHADILRQKFGPELAGKPLVLLRIPDKFQFMDHILQDLLRERLKEHLPEL, from the coding sequence TTGCCCCGCCAGCTCCTTTTCATTTGCAGCCAGAACCGTTGGCGTAGCCTCACGGCGGAGCGGCTGTTTGACGGGCACCCAACCTACGACGCCCGCTCGGCCGGTACCGAGCCGGGGGCAAGGATGCGCGTCACGGCGGGGCACCTGGGCTGGGCTGATGCGGTGTTTGTGATGGAACGCAAGCATGCCGATATCCTGCGCCAGAAGTTTGGGCCAGAGTTGGCCGGTAAGCCGCTGGTGTTGCTGCGCATCCCCGACAAGTTTCAGTTCATGGACCACATCCTGCAGGACCTGCTGCGCGAGCGGCTGAAAGAGCACCTGCCAGAGCTGTAG
- a CDS encoding DEAD/DEAH box helicase: protein MTSFADLGLAPYLLQALEELQFTQPTPVQEQVLPLTLDGQDVAGQAPTGSGKTAAYGLGLLQQVDVKNDAVQMLVLVPARELALQVRDALKKMGKYLPNLRVAAFYGGHAFGEEKASLTQAPHIVVATPGRFLDHLERRTIIPNQLKSLVLDEADKLLELGFQDELVEIVKRLPRRRQTLLFSATMSDKVLELIRKNLTRPRVVNLGEDDDQLPENLTLIGHVGPIELKPAALLHILRQPETGRALIFCNTRDRCMELARFLQGREVAAEVLHGKMPQPERDKALLKLRNGSSQVLVATDVAARGLDVTLLDTVVQYDAPDKADGFQHRAGRTARAGAAGTAHILATPKEQDHVKKWPIAETIKWSQMVAPKLPAAAPKAPKPENVTLHVTAGKKDKVSAHDLVGAFVNVGGVTREQVGHIEVFDYYSYVAVPRSQAQDVVQRLLGAKVKGKKVRVTEVR from the coding sequence ATGACCTCCTTCGCCGACCTCGGCCTCGCGCCCTACCTGTTGCAAGCCCTCGAAGAGCTGCAGTTCACCCAGCCTACGCCCGTGCAGGAGCAGGTGCTGCCCCTCACCCTCGACGGCCAGGATGTGGCCGGGCAGGCGCCCACCGGCTCCGGCAAAACTGCCGCCTACGGCCTCGGGCTGCTGCAGCAGGTTGACGTGAAAAACGACGCCGTGCAGATGCTGGTGCTGGTGCCCGCCCGCGAGCTGGCTCTGCAGGTGCGCGACGCCCTCAAGAAAATGGGTAAATACCTGCCCAACCTGCGCGTAGCGGCCTTCTACGGCGGCCACGCCTTCGGCGAGGAAAAAGCCTCCCTCACGCAGGCTCCGCACATTGTGGTGGCCACGCCCGGCCGTTTCCTCGACCACCTGGAGCGCCGTACCATCATCCCGAATCAGCTCAAAAGCCTCGTGCTCGATGAAGCCGATAAGCTACTGGAGCTGGGCTTCCAGGACGAGTTGGTGGAGATTGTGAAGCGCCTGCCGCGCCGCCGCCAGACGCTGCTGTTCTCGGCTACCATGTCGGACAAGGTGCTGGAGCTGATCCGCAAAAACCTCACCCGGCCCCGCGTCGTGAACCTGGGCGAGGATGATGACCAGCTACCCGAAAACCTCACCCTGATTGGCCACGTTGGCCCGATTGAGCTGAAGCCGGCGGCTTTGCTGCACATCCTGCGCCAGCCCGAAACCGGCCGCGCCCTTATCTTCTGCAACACCCGCGACCGTTGCATGGAGCTGGCCCGCTTCCTGCAGGGCCGCGAAGTGGCGGCCGAGGTGCTGCACGGCAAAATGCCCCAGCCCGAGCGCGACAAAGCCCTGCTGAAACTACGCAACGGCTCCAGCCAGGTGCTGGTAGCCACCGACGTAGCCGCCCGCGGCCTCGACGTAACCCTGCTCGACACCGTGGTGCAGTACGACGCCCCCGATAAGGCCGATGGCTTTCAGCACCGCGCCGGCCGCACGGCCCGCGCCGGGGCCGCTGGTACGGCCCACATCCTGGCCACGCCCAAGGAGCAGGACCACGTGAAAAAGTGGCCCATTGCGGAAACCATCAAGTGGAGCCAGATGGTAGCGCCCAAGCTGCCTGCCGCCGCCCCCAAAGCGCCTAAGCCCGAAAACGTGACCCTGCACGTCACGGCCGGTAAGAAAGACAAAGTCAGTGCCCACGACCTGGTTGGGGCCTTCGTGAACGTGGGTGGCGTGACCCGCGAGCAGGTCGGCCACATTGAGGTGTTCGACTACTACAGCTACGTGGCCGTGCCGCGCAGCCAGGCACAGGACGTGGTGCAGCGCCTGCTGGGTGCCAAAGTGAAAGGCAAGAAAGTCCGCGTAACCGAGGTGCGGTAG
- a CDS encoding THUMP domain-containing class I SAM-dependent RNA methyltransferase, whose translation MAQARRSAPFYMTATTQFGLEEILAEELYQLGAKIEKVGQRAVEFVGDMQLCYEANLWCRTAVRILRPFAGFYAPHEKGLYREVGRIDWAEYIRLDQTFAITAVVNKSTFEHSLFVAQLTKDAIVDQFRDRTGERPSVDVKNPDVRLHLHMLDNEVVLSLDSSGESLHKRGYRQQTNVAPLNEALAAGILLLADWDGKKTLVDPMCGSGTLLTEAALISQRIAPGLYHQGKFGFENWADFDKVLWESVRLDAEQARLDEPQAMLYGSDLSPEFIELARENVEAAGLEDFIRFAVRDVKDATAPKGEPGLVVMNPPYGERIGEEAEMDALYKTIGDTLKTGFQGYDAYIFTGNLEAAKRVGLKTSRRIPLYNGPIDCRLLKYELYQGSRRTPNVA comes from the coding sequence ATGGCCCAGGCCCGCCGCTCCGCCCCGTTCTACATGACTGCCACCACCCAGTTCGGGCTGGAAGAGATTCTGGCCGAAGAGCTGTATCAACTCGGCGCCAAAATTGAAAAGGTGGGCCAGCGGGCCGTGGAGTTCGTCGGCGATATGCAGCTGTGCTACGAGGCCAACCTGTGGTGCCGCACGGCCGTGCGAATCCTGCGGCCCTTCGCCGGCTTCTACGCCCCCCACGAAAAGGGCCTCTACCGCGAAGTAGGCCGCATCGACTGGGCCGAATACATCCGGCTCGACCAGACCTTCGCCATCACGGCCGTCGTCAACAAGTCCACCTTCGAGCACTCGCTTTTCGTGGCCCAGCTCACCAAGGACGCCATCGTGGACCAGTTCCGCGACCGGACCGGTGAGCGCCCGAGTGTGGACGTGAAGAACCCCGACGTGCGCCTGCACCTGCACATGCTCGACAACGAGGTGGTGCTCAGCCTCGATTCCTCGGGCGAGTCCTTGCACAAGCGCGGCTACCGCCAGCAAACCAACGTGGCCCCGCTCAACGAGGCCCTGGCTGCCGGCATCCTGCTGCTGGCCGACTGGGACGGCAAAAAGACCCTCGTGGACCCCATGTGCGGTTCCGGCACGCTGCTTACCGAGGCGGCCCTCATCAGCCAGCGCATCGCGCCTGGCCTCTATCACCAGGGCAAGTTCGGGTTCGAAAACTGGGCTGATTTCGACAAGGTGCTCTGGGAATCGGTGCGCCTCGATGCCGAGCAGGCCCGCCTCGACGAGCCCCAGGCTATGCTCTACGGCTCCGACCTCTCGCCCGAGTTCATTGAGCTGGCCCGCGAAAACGTGGAAGCCGCCGGCCTCGAAGACTTCATTCGTTTCGCGGTGCGCGACGTGAAGGACGCCACCGCCCCCAAAGGTGAGCCCGGCCTCGTGGTGATGAACCCGCCTTACGGCGAGCGGATCGGGGAGGAAGCCGAGATGGACGCCCTCTACAAAACCATCGGCGACACGCTCAAAACTGGTTTCCAGGGCTACGACGCCTACATCTTCACCGGCAACCTGGAAGCCGCCAAGCGCGTGGGCCTGAAAACCTCGCGCCGCATTCCTTTATATAATGGTCCGATTGATTGCCGCCTGCTGAAGTACGAGTTGTACCAGGGCAGCCGCCGGACCCCCAATGTAGCATAG
- a CDS encoding aquaporin, whose protein sequence is MQRYVSEVLGTFAIVFCGTGAIIINQETHGAITHVGVAMTFGLIVSAMIYALGNVSGAHFNPAVTMAFTIAGRFSGRQVLPYIVSQLTGAVLASAVLRYLFPANALLGATLPAGSEGQSFVLEFILTYFLMLVVLNVACGSKEQGMFAGLAIGAVVLLEAMFAGPICGASMNPARSLAPALVSGHLEHLWLYLVAPTVGAIGAVFTWQFLTRPVVPAEECE, encoded by the coding sequence ATGCAGCGCTACGTTTCTGAGGTTCTGGGCACCTTCGCCATTGTATTCTGCGGCACCGGCGCCATCATCATCAACCAGGAAACGCACGGCGCCATCACGCACGTGGGCGTGGCCATGACGTTCGGGCTCATCGTGAGTGCCATGATTTACGCACTGGGCAACGTGTCGGGCGCACATTTCAACCCGGCCGTGACGATGGCGTTTACCATTGCGGGCCGGTTTTCGGGGCGGCAGGTGCTGCCCTACATAGTCAGCCAGCTAACCGGGGCCGTGCTGGCCAGCGCGGTGCTGCGCTACCTGTTTCCGGCCAATGCGCTGCTGGGTGCCACGCTGCCGGCCGGCTCCGAAGGGCAGTCGTTTGTGCTGGAATTTATTCTCACCTATTTCCTGATGCTCGTGGTTCTGAACGTGGCCTGCGGCTCCAAGGAACAGGGCATGTTTGCGGGGCTGGCCATTGGGGCGGTGGTGCTGCTGGAAGCCATGTTTGCCGGCCCCATCTGCGGGGCCTCCATGAACCCGGCCCGCTCCTTGGCGCCGGCGCTCGTGTCGGGGCATCTGGAGCATCTGTGGCTGTACCTGGTGGCGCCTACCGTGGGCGCCATCGGGGCCGTCTTCACCTGGCAGTTCCTGACGCGGCCGGTGGTGCCGGCGGAGGAGTGCGAGTAA